From Oryza sativa Japonica Group chromosome 4, ASM3414082v1, one genomic window encodes:
- the LOC4336085 gene encoding CRM-domain containing factor CFM2, chloroplastic isoform X2, translating into MLLLFLPHPSPPLLPPAASRTRPPPRLLLPPIHASPSPELLAKSALRRISDKLRSLGYLEADHPEAAPGPAAPEAGAGASPGEIFVPTPAQLPRHRVGSTLDPSWATGDGEGAAASRRRRRGGRDSSAAASAPPSAAELALPRDELRRLQGAGIRLRNRLKVGKAGVTEGIVNGIHERWRNAELVKIRCDDVSAMNMKRTHEILERKTGGLVIWRSGSTIILYRGTDYKYPYFHDREMKNDMDESSEHTSSDDEDADLAIIASEQSGSEEDSDNPAEHGSNHTEEGDDLTRRFGVDALEGNLDIGSAEQSINSATKDQQAILHTSTNVSRPSEISGRARSTLVAGVGSPNKFRLQLPGEVKLAEEADKLLDGLGPRFSDWWGYDPLPVDADLLPAIVPGYRRPFRLLPSGVPPRLTDREMTILRRLARPLPYHYALGRSSNLQGLAASMIKLWERCEVAKVAIKRGAENIDSDLISEKLKGLTGGTLLSRDNESIVFYRGKDFLPTAVSLAIEKRRKYGNSTISNPKLNFDKSTPQNSSKLKMATDVSLDGHECYEKKHKDETAVSDNRAESLNVFAQNVEARLSQAIAEKEKTEKLIEELEMSSEPSRAETREVISEEERYMLRKVGLKMKSFLLLGRRGVFDGTVENMHLHWKYRELVKIICKEHNIKDVEYAARTLEAESGGILVAVERVSKAHAIIIYRGKNYQRPSTLRPKSLLNKKDALKRSVEYQRYKSLKLHVLNLSKNIDYLKDQMVQPVTPTNGMNSGHHNQGILDLNVNSGTLVDKKEEVSEVLPECAKSVVVECSSGESETEGTSVLTKSGVPLDVMQNKLLCFSKHTDDLSETTSSCLTESTSTSSESTHQSPLSSSVMHNSDSHRVSGSKFVGTLTPVHELKLDEKSSQLPSAAAPLSNRERLMLRKQALKMKKRPVLAVGRNNVITGVAKAIKTHFKKHPLAIVNIKNRADGTPIQQLISELEEATGSVLVSREPNKVILYRGWGADVAQNSLSGNNSTEQVEKEVISPQLLEAVRLECGLHPGESE; encoded by the exons atgctcctcctcttcctcccccacccttccccacctctcctccccccCGCCGCCTCGAGAACCCGACccccgccgcgcctcctcctccctcccatccACGCCTCCCCCTCGCCGGAGCTCCTCGCCAAGTCGGCTCTCCGCCGCATCTCCGACAAGCTCCGCAGCCTCGGCTACCTCGAGGCCGACCACCCGGAGGCGGCCCCCGgtccggcggcgccggaggcggGCGCCGGCGCGTCCCCCGGCGAGATATTCGTTCCCACGCCGGCCCAGCTCCCGCGCCACCGCGTCGGCTCCACCCTAGACCCGAGCTGGGCCACGGGCGATGGGGAGGGGGCCGCCGCGTCTCGCCGCAGGAGGCGCGGCGGGAGGGATAGTagcgccgcggcgtcggcgccgccgtccgccgcggaGCTGGCGCTGCCGAGGGACGAGCTGCGGCGGCTTCAGGGGGCCGGGATTCGGCTGCGGAACAGGCTCAAGGTCGGGAAGGCCGGGGTGACGGAGGGGATCGTGAACGGGATACACGAGCGGTGGCGCAACGCGGAGCTCGTGAAGATCAGGTGCGACGACGTCTCCGCCATGAACATGAAGCGCACGCACGAGATTCTCGAG AGAAAAACTGGAGGCTTAGTCATTTGGAGATCTGGAAGCACCATCATATTATATAGAGGAACTGACTATAAGTATCCTTACTTCCATGATAGAGAAATGAAGAATGACATGGATGAGTCATCAGAGCATACAAGTTCTGATGACGAGGACGCGGATCTTGCTATAATAGCTTCCGAACAAAGTGGCAGTGAAGAGGATTCTGATAATCCTGCAGAACATGGTAGCAATCATACTGAGGAGGGCGATGATCTTACTAGACGGTTTGGTGTTGATGCGCTTGAGGGAAATTTAGACATTGGATCTGCAGAGCAAAGCATTAACAGTGCTACAAAAGATCAGCAAGCAATATTACATACAAGCACTAATGTGTCTCGTCCTAGCGAGATCAGTGGTCGAGCTCGGTCAACCTTAGTTGCTGGTGTTGGTTCTCCAAATAAGTTTCGGTTACAATTACCTGGGGAGGTCAAACTCGCAGAGGAAGCTGACAAATTATTGGATGGGTTGGGTCCACGGTTTTCTGATTGGTGGGGGTATGACCCTCTTCCAGTGGATGCTGATTTGTTGCCAGCAATTGTTCCTGGATACCGTAGGCCTTTTCGTCTGCTTCCTTCAGGAGTACCACCGAGGTTAACTGATAGAGAAATGACAATCCTTAGGAGACTAGCTCGTCCCCTACCCTACCATTACGCACTTG GACGAAGTAGTAACCTTCAAGGGTTGGCTGCATCTATGATCAAACTATGGGAAAGATGTGAGGTAGCAAAGGTTGCAATTAAGAGAGGTGCAGAGAACATTGATAGTGATCTCATTTCTGAGAAACTGAAG GGCTTGACAGGTGGGACCCTTTTATCAAGGGATAATGAGTCAATTGTATTCTACAGAGGGAAAGATTTCCTGCCCACAGCTGTCTCTCTTGCAATAGAAAAGCGTAGAAAGTATGGCAATTCTACAATCAGTAACCCTAAGCTTAATTTTGACAAAAGCACACCGCAAAATTCTTCTAAACTGAAGATGGCTACTGATGTCTCACTAGATGGGCATGAATGCTATGAAAAGAAGCATAAAGATGAAACTGCAGTTTCAGATAATAGAGCAGAATCTCTTAATGTGTTTGCCCAGAATGTTGAGGCCAGATTATCTCAg GCAATTGCAGAGAAAGAGAAGACTGAAAAGCTTATTGAAGAGCTAGAAATGTCGTCTGAGCCTTCTAGAGCTGAAACTAGAGAGGTTATCTCAGAAGAGGAGAGGTACATGTTGAGGAAAGTTGGTTTAAAGATGAAATCATTCTTATTGCTAG GAAGGAGAGGAGTTTTTGATGGAACTGTTGAAAATATGCACCTTCACTGGAAGTACCGAGAACTTGTCAAAATTATATGTAAAGAACACAACATTAAAGATGTTGAATATGCTGCTCGAACTCTAGAGGCTGAGAGTGGTGGTATATTGGTGGCAGTGGAAAGAGTGAGCAAAGCACATGCAATTATAATATATCGGGGAAAGAACTATCAGAGGCCATCAACTCTCAGGCCAAAATCTTTGTTAAATAAAAAGGATGCTTTGAAGCGTTCTGTGGAGTATCAGCGTTATAAG TCCCTGAAGCTTCATGTGCTTAATCTTTCAAAGAATATAGACTACTTGAAGGATCAGATG GTTCAACCTGTTACTCCAACTAATGGAATGAACTCAGGCCACCACAACCAAGGCATTCTTGATCTCAATGTTAATTCTGGAACATTAGTGGACAAAAAAGAA GAAGTGTCTGAAGTTCTTCCTGAGTGTGCCAAGTCAGTGGTTGTAGAGTGTTCTTCAGGTGAAAGTGAAACAGAGGGAACCTCAGTTTTAACCAAATCTGGAGTTCCCTTGGATGTTATGCAG AACAAGTTGTTATGTTTCAGCAAGCATACAGATGATCTGTCTGAAACTACAAGTTCCTGTCTGACTGAGAGTACAAGTACTTCATCTGAGAGTACACAC CAAAGTCCACTTAGTTCTTCTGTGATGCACAATTCAGATAGTCACAGAGTAAGTGGCTCAAAATTTGTAGGAACCCTTACACCTGTACACGAGCTGAAATTGGATGAGAAATCTTCTCAGTTGCCTTCCGCAGCTGCTCCACTTTCAAACCGAGAAAGGCTCATGCTAAGGAAGCAAGCTCTGAAAATGAAGAAACGGCCAGTACTCGCTGTTG GGAGGAACAATGTCATCACAGGAGTCGCAAAAGCAATAAAAACACACTTCAAGAAGCATCCTCTTGCTATTGTGAATATCAAGAACCGAGCAGACGGAACTCCAATTCAGCAGTTGATTTCAGAACTAGAG GAAGCAACTGGATCGGTTCTAGTGTCGCGGGAGCCCAACAAAGTGATTTTGTACAGGGGTTGGGGAGCAGATGTGGCCCAGAATAGCTTAAGTGGAAATAATAGTACAGAACAAGTTGAAAAGGAGGTGATATCACCTCAGCTCCTGGAAGCCGTCAGATTAGAATGTGGATTACACCCTGGTGAATCAGAGTAG
- the LOC4336085 gene encoding CRM-domain containing factor CFM2, chloroplastic isoform X1 — MLLLFLPHPSPPLLPPAASRTRPPPRLLLPPIHASPSPELLAKSALRRISDKLRSLGYLEADHPEAAPGPAAPEAGAGASPGEIFVPTPAQLPRHRVGSTLDPSWATGDGEGAAASRRRRRGGRDSSAAASAPPSAAELALPRDELRRLQGAGIRLRNRLKVGKAGVTEGIVNGIHERWRNAELVKIRCDDVSAMNMKRTHEILERKTGGLVIWRSGSTIILYRGTDYKYPYFHDREMKNDMDESSEHTSSDDEDADLAIIASEQSGSEEDSDNPAEHGSNHTEEGDDLTRRFGVDALEGNLDIGSAEQSINSATKDQQAILHTSTNVSRPSEISGRARSTLVAGVGSPNKFRLQLPGEVKLAEEADKLLDGLGPRFSDWWGYDPLPVDADLLPAIVPGYRRPFRLLPSGVPPRLTDREMTILRRLARPLPYHYALGRSSNLQGLAASMIKLWERCEVAKVAIKRGAENIDSDLISEKLKGLTGGTLLSRDNESIVFYRGKDFLPTAVSLAIEKRRKYGNSTISNPKLNFDKSTPQNSSKLKMATDVSLDGHECYEKKHKDETAVSDNRAESLNVFAQNVEARLSQAIAEKEKTEKLIEELEMSSEPSRAETREVISEEERYMLRKVGLKMKSFLLLGRRGVFDGTVENMHLHWKYRELVKIICKEHNIKDVEYAARTLEAESGGILVAVERVSKAHAIIIYRGKNYQRPSTLRPKSLLNKKDALKRSVEYQRYKSLKLHVLNLSKNIDYLKDQMFFKQMEVQPVTPTNGMNSGHHNQGILDLNVNSGTLVDKKEEVSEVLPECAKSVVVECSSGESETEGTSVLTKSGVPLDVMQNKLLCFSKHTDDLSETTSSCLTESTSTSSESTHQSPLSSSVMHNSDSHRVSGSKFVGTLTPVHELKLDEKSSQLPSAAAPLSNRERLMLRKQALKMKKRPVLAVGRNNVITGVAKAIKTHFKKHPLAIVNIKNRADGTPIQQLISELEEATGSVLVSREPNKVILYRGWGADVAQNSLSGNNSTEQVEKEVISPQLLEAVRLECGLHPGESE; from the exons atgctcctcctcttcctcccccacccttccccacctctcctccccccCGCCGCCTCGAGAACCCGACccccgccgcgcctcctcctccctcccatccACGCCTCCCCCTCGCCGGAGCTCCTCGCCAAGTCGGCTCTCCGCCGCATCTCCGACAAGCTCCGCAGCCTCGGCTACCTCGAGGCCGACCACCCGGAGGCGGCCCCCGgtccggcggcgccggaggcggGCGCCGGCGCGTCCCCCGGCGAGATATTCGTTCCCACGCCGGCCCAGCTCCCGCGCCACCGCGTCGGCTCCACCCTAGACCCGAGCTGGGCCACGGGCGATGGGGAGGGGGCCGCCGCGTCTCGCCGCAGGAGGCGCGGCGGGAGGGATAGTagcgccgcggcgtcggcgccgccgtccgccgcggaGCTGGCGCTGCCGAGGGACGAGCTGCGGCGGCTTCAGGGGGCCGGGATTCGGCTGCGGAACAGGCTCAAGGTCGGGAAGGCCGGGGTGACGGAGGGGATCGTGAACGGGATACACGAGCGGTGGCGCAACGCGGAGCTCGTGAAGATCAGGTGCGACGACGTCTCCGCCATGAACATGAAGCGCACGCACGAGATTCTCGAG AGAAAAACTGGAGGCTTAGTCATTTGGAGATCTGGAAGCACCATCATATTATATAGAGGAACTGACTATAAGTATCCTTACTTCCATGATAGAGAAATGAAGAATGACATGGATGAGTCATCAGAGCATACAAGTTCTGATGACGAGGACGCGGATCTTGCTATAATAGCTTCCGAACAAAGTGGCAGTGAAGAGGATTCTGATAATCCTGCAGAACATGGTAGCAATCATACTGAGGAGGGCGATGATCTTACTAGACGGTTTGGTGTTGATGCGCTTGAGGGAAATTTAGACATTGGATCTGCAGAGCAAAGCATTAACAGTGCTACAAAAGATCAGCAAGCAATATTACATACAAGCACTAATGTGTCTCGTCCTAGCGAGATCAGTGGTCGAGCTCGGTCAACCTTAGTTGCTGGTGTTGGTTCTCCAAATAAGTTTCGGTTACAATTACCTGGGGAGGTCAAACTCGCAGAGGAAGCTGACAAATTATTGGATGGGTTGGGTCCACGGTTTTCTGATTGGTGGGGGTATGACCCTCTTCCAGTGGATGCTGATTTGTTGCCAGCAATTGTTCCTGGATACCGTAGGCCTTTTCGTCTGCTTCCTTCAGGAGTACCACCGAGGTTAACTGATAGAGAAATGACAATCCTTAGGAGACTAGCTCGTCCCCTACCCTACCATTACGCACTTG GACGAAGTAGTAACCTTCAAGGGTTGGCTGCATCTATGATCAAACTATGGGAAAGATGTGAGGTAGCAAAGGTTGCAATTAAGAGAGGTGCAGAGAACATTGATAGTGATCTCATTTCTGAGAAACTGAAG GGCTTGACAGGTGGGACCCTTTTATCAAGGGATAATGAGTCAATTGTATTCTACAGAGGGAAAGATTTCCTGCCCACAGCTGTCTCTCTTGCAATAGAAAAGCGTAGAAAGTATGGCAATTCTACAATCAGTAACCCTAAGCTTAATTTTGACAAAAGCACACCGCAAAATTCTTCTAAACTGAAGATGGCTACTGATGTCTCACTAGATGGGCATGAATGCTATGAAAAGAAGCATAAAGATGAAACTGCAGTTTCAGATAATAGAGCAGAATCTCTTAATGTGTTTGCCCAGAATGTTGAGGCCAGATTATCTCAg GCAATTGCAGAGAAAGAGAAGACTGAAAAGCTTATTGAAGAGCTAGAAATGTCGTCTGAGCCTTCTAGAGCTGAAACTAGAGAGGTTATCTCAGAAGAGGAGAGGTACATGTTGAGGAAAGTTGGTTTAAAGATGAAATCATTCTTATTGCTAG GAAGGAGAGGAGTTTTTGATGGAACTGTTGAAAATATGCACCTTCACTGGAAGTACCGAGAACTTGTCAAAATTATATGTAAAGAACACAACATTAAAGATGTTGAATATGCTGCTCGAACTCTAGAGGCTGAGAGTGGTGGTATATTGGTGGCAGTGGAAAGAGTGAGCAAAGCACATGCAATTATAATATATCGGGGAAAGAACTATCAGAGGCCATCAACTCTCAGGCCAAAATCTTTGTTAAATAAAAAGGATGCTTTGAAGCGTTCTGTGGAGTATCAGCGTTATAAG TCCCTGAAGCTTCATGTGCTTAATCTTTCAAAGAATATAGACTACTTGAAGGATCAGATG TTTTTTAAACAAATGGAGGTTCAACCTGTTACTCCAACTAATGGAATGAACTCAGGCCACCACAACCAAGGCATTCTTGATCTCAATGTTAATTCTGGAACATTAGTGGACAAAAAAGAA GAAGTGTCTGAAGTTCTTCCTGAGTGTGCCAAGTCAGTGGTTGTAGAGTGTTCTTCAGGTGAAAGTGAAACAGAGGGAACCTCAGTTTTAACCAAATCTGGAGTTCCCTTGGATGTTATGCAG AACAAGTTGTTATGTTTCAGCAAGCATACAGATGATCTGTCTGAAACTACAAGTTCCTGTCTGACTGAGAGTACAAGTACTTCATCTGAGAGTACACAC CAAAGTCCACTTAGTTCTTCTGTGATGCACAATTCAGATAGTCACAGAGTAAGTGGCTCAAAATTTGTAGGAACCCTTACACCTGTACACGAGCTGAAATTGGATGAGAAATCTTCTCAGTTGCCTTCCGCAGCTGCTCCACTTTCAAACCGAGAAAGGCTCATGCTAAGGAAGCAAGCTCTGAAAATGAAGAAACGGCCAGTACTCGCTGTTG GGAGGAACAATGTCATCACAGGAGTCGCAAAAGCAATAAAAACACACTTCAAGAAGCATCCTCTTGCTATTGTGAATATCAAGAACCGAGCAGACGGAACTCCAATTCAGCAGTTGATTTCAGAACTAGAG GAAGCAACTGGATCGGTTCTAGTGTCGCGGGAGCCCAACAAAGTGATTTTGTACAGGGGTTGGGGAGCAGATGTGGCCCAGAATAGCTTAAGTGGAAATAATAGTACAGAACAAGTTGAAAAGGAGGTGATATCACCTCAGCTCCTGGAAGCCGTCAGATTAGAATGTGGATTACACCCTGGTGAATCAGAGTAG
- the LOC4336085 gene encoding CRM-domain containing factor CFM2, chloroplastic isoform X4, whose translation MLLLFLPHPSPPLLPPAASRTRPPPRLLLPPIHASPSPELLAKSALRRISDKLRSLGYLEADHPEAAPGPAAPEAGAGASPGEIFVPTPAQLPRHRVGSTLDPSWATGDGEGAAASRRRRRGGRDSSAAASAPPSAAELALPRDELRRLQGAGIRLRNRLKVGKAGVTEGIVNGIHERWRNAELVKIRCDDVSAMNMKRTHEILERKTGGLVIWRSGSTIILYRGTDYKYPYFHDREMKNDMDESSEHTSSDDEDADLAIIASEQSGSEEDSDNPAEHGSNHTEEGDDLTRRFGVDALEGNLDIGSAEQSINSATKDQQAILHTSTNVSRPSEISGRARSTLVAGVGSPNKFRLQLPGEVKLAEEADKLLDGLGPRFSDWWGYDPLPVDADLLPAIVPGYRRPFRLLPSGVPPRLTDREMTILRRLARPLPYHYALGRSSNLQGLAASMIKLWERCEVAKVAIKRGAENIDSDLISEKLKGLTGGTLLSRDNESIVFYRGKDFLPTAVSLAIEKRRKYGNSTISNPKLNFDKSTPQNSSKLKMATDVSLDGHECYEKKHKDETAVSDNRAESLNVFAQNVEARLSQAIAEKEKTEKLIEELEMSSEPSRAETREVISEEERYMLRKVGLKMKSFLLLGRRGVFDGTVENMHLHWKYRELVKIICKEHNIKDVEYAARTLEAESGGILVAVERVSKAHAIIIYRGKNYQRPSTLRPKSLLNKKDALKRSVEYQRYKSLKLHVLNLSKNIDYLKDQMVQPVTPTNGMNSGHHNQGILDLNVNSGTLVDKKEEVSEVLPECAKSVVVECSSGESETEGTSVLTKSGVPLDVMQNKLLCFSKHTDDLSETTSSCLTESTSTSSESTHQSPLSSSVMHNSDSHRLPSAAAPLSNRERLMLRKQALKMKKRPVLAVGRNNVITGVAKAIKTHFKKHPLAIVNIKNRADGTPIQQLISELEEATGSVLVSREPNKVILYRGWGADVAQNSLSGNNSTEQVEKEVISPQLLEAVRLECGLHPGESE comes from the exons atgctcctcctcttcctcccccacccttccccacctctcctccccccCGCCGCCTCGAGAACCCGACccccgccgcgcctcctcctccctcccatccACGCCTCCCCCTCGCCGGAGCTCCTCGCCAAGTCGGCTCTCCGCCGCATCTCCGACAAGCTCCGCAGCCTCGGCTACCTCGAGGCCGACCACCCGGAGGCGGCCCCCGgtccggcggcgccggaggcggGCGCCGGCGCGTCCCCCGGCGAGATATTCGTTCCCACGCCGGCCCAGCTCCCGCGCCACCGCGTCGGCTCCACCCTAGACCCGAGCTGGGCCACGGGCGATGGGGAGGGGGCCGCCGCGTCTCGCCGCAGGAGGCGCGGCGGGAGGGATAGTagcgccgcggcgtcggcgccgccgtccgccgcggaGCTGGCGCTGCCGAGGGACGAGCTGCGGCGGCTTCAGGGGGCCGGGATTCGGCTGCGGAACAGGCTCAAGGTCGGGAAGGCCGGGGTGACGGAGGGGATCGTGAACGGGATACACGAGCGGTGGCGCAACGCGGAGCTCGTGAAGATCAGGTGCGACGACGTCTCCGCCATGAACATGAAGCGCACGCACGAGATTCTCGAG AGAAAAACTGGAGGCTTAGTCATTTGGAGATCTGGAAGCACCATCATATTATATAGAGGAACTGACTATAAGTATCCTTACTTCCATGATAGAGAAATGAAGAATGACATGGATGAGTCATCAGAGCATACAAGTTCTGATGACGAGGACGCGGATCTTGCTATAATAGCTTCCGAACAAAGTGGCAGTGAAGAGGATTCTGATAATCCTGCAGAACATGGTAGCAATCATACTGAGGAGGGCGATGATCTTACTAGACGGTTTGGTGTTGATGCGCTTGAGGGAAATTTAGACATTGGATCTGCAGAGCAAAGCATTAACAGTGCTACAAAAGATCAGCAAGCAATATTACATACAAGCACTAATGTGTCTCGTCCTAGCGAGATCAGTGGTCGAGCTCGGTCAACCTTAGTTGCTGGTGTTGGTTCTCCAAATAAGTTTCGGTTACAATTACCTGGGGAGGTCAAACTCGCAGAGGAAGCTGACAAATTATTGGATGGGTTGGGTCCACGGTTTTCTGATTGGTGGGGGTATGACCCTCTTCCAGTGGATGCTGATTTGTTGCCAGCAATTGTTCCTGGATACCGTAGGCCTTTTCGTCTGCTTCCTTCAGGAGTACCACCGAGGTTAACTGATAGAGAAATGACAATCCTTAGGAGACTAGCTCGTCCCCTACCCTACCATTACGCACTTG GACGAAGTAGTAACCTTCAAGGGTTGGCTGCATCTATGATCAAACTATGGGAAAGATGTGAGGTAGCAAAGGTTGCAATTAAGAGAGGTGCAGAGAACATTGATAGTGATCTCATTTCTGAGAAACTGAAG GGCTTGACAGGTGGGACCCTTTTATCAAGGGATAATGAGTCAATTGTATTCTACAGAGGGAAAGATTTCCTGCCCACAGCTGTCTCTCTTGCAATAGAAAAGCGTAGAAAGTATGGCAATTCTACAATCAGTAACCCTAAGCTTAATTTTGACAAAAGCACACCGCAAAATTCTTCTAAACTGAAGATGGCTACTGATGTCTCACTAGATGGGCATGAATGCTATGAAAAGAAGCATAAAGATGAAACTGCAGTTTCAGATAATAGAGCAGAATCTCTTAATGTGTTTGCCCAGAATGTTGAGGCCAGATTATCTCAg GCAATTGCAGAGAAAGAGAAGACTGAAAAGCTTATTGAAGAGCTAGAAATGTCGTCTGAGCCTTCTAGAGCTGAAACTAGAGAGGTTATCTCAGAAGAGGAGAGGTACATGTTGAGGAAAGTTGGTTTAAAGATGAAATCATTCTTATTGCTAG GAAGGAGAGGAGTTTTTGATGGAACTGTTGAAAATATGCACCTTCACTGGAAGTACCGAGAACTTGTCAAAATTATATGTAAAGAACACAACATTAAAGATGTTGAATATGCTGCTCGAACTCTAGAGGCTGAGAGTGGTGGTATATTGGTGGCAGTGGAAAGAGTGAGCAAAGCACATGCAATTATAATATATCGGGGAAAGAACTATCAGAGGCCATCAACTCTCAGGCCAAAATCTTTGTTAAATAAAAAGGATGCTTTGAAGCGTTCTGTGGAGTATCAGCGTTATAAG TCCCTGAAGCTTCATGTGCTTAATCTTTCAAAGAATATAGACTACTTGAAGGATCAGATG GTTCAACCTGTTACTCCAACTAATGGAATGAACTCAGGCCACCACAACCAAGGCATTCTTGATCTCAATGTTAATTCTGGAACATTAGTGGACAAAAAAGAA GAAGTGTCTGAAGTTCTTCCTGAGTGTGCCAAGTCAGTGGTTGTAGAGTGTTCTTCAGGTGAAAGTGAAACAGAGGGAACCTCAGTTTTAACCAAATCTGGAGTTCCCTTGGATGTTATGCAG AACAAGTTGTTATGTTTCAGCAAGCATACAGATGATCTGTCTGAAACTACAAGTTCCTGTCTGACTGAGAGTACAAGTACTTCATCTGAGAGTACACAC CAAAGTCCACTTAGTTCTTCTGTGATGCACAATTCAGATAGTCACAGA TTGCCTTCCGCAGCTGCTCCACTTTCAAACCGAGAAAGGCTCATGCTAAGGAAGCAAGCTCTGAAAATGAAGAAACGGCCAGTACTCGCTGTTG GGAGGAACAATGTCATCACAGGAGTCGCAAAAGCAATAAAAACACACTTCAAGAAGCATCCTCTTGCTATTGTGAATATCAAGAACCGAGCAGACGGAACTCCAATTCAGCAGTTGATTTCAGAACTAGAG GAAGCAACTGGATCGGTTCTAGTGTCGCGGGAGCCCAACAAAGTGATTTTGTACAGGGGTTGGGGAGCAGATGTGGCCCAGAATAGCTTAAGTGGAAATAATAGTACAGAACAAGTTGAAAAGGAGGTGATATCACCTCAGCTCCTGGAAGCCGTCAGATTAGAATGTGGATTACACCCTGGTGAATCAGAGTAG